A genome region from Ursus arctos isolate Adak ecotype North America unplaced genomic scaffold, UrsArc2.0 scaffold_18, whole genome shotgun sequence includes the following:
- the LOC113266375 gene encoding olfactory receptor 1J4-like: MRKENQSSMSEFFLLGLPIRPEQQGMFFALFLGMYLTTVLGNLLIILLIRLDSRLHTPMYFFLSHLAFTDVSFSSVTVPKMLVDMHAKYKSIPYAGCISQMYFFIFFTDLDSFLITSMAYDRYVAICHPLHYTTIMREELCALLVAISWILSCASSLSHTLLLSQSMRLENQSSVSEFLLLGLPIRPEQHSVFFSLFLGMYLTTVLGNLLIILLIRLDSRLHTPMYFFLSHLALTDVSFSSVTVPKMLINMHFQDQSIPYAGCVTQTYFFIFFTDLDNFLLTSMAYDRYVAICHPLRYTTIMREGVCILLVAVSWILSCASALSHTLLLAQLSFCVDNAVPHFFCDLGVLLKLSCSDTSLNELVIFTAGVVVITLPLTCILISYGHIGATILKVPSARGIFKALSTCGSHLSVVSLYYGAIIGLYFFPLSSSSSDKNIITSVMYTVVTPLLNPFIYSLRNRDMKGALEKLFNRAMVLCQ, translated from the exons ATGAGGAAGGAGAACCAGAGCAGCATGTCCGAGTTCTTCCTCCTGGGGCTCCCCATCCGGCCAGAGCAGCAGGGCATGTTCTTCGCCCTGTTCCTGGGCATGTACCTGACCACGGTGCTGGGAAACCTCCTCATCATCCTGCTCATCAGGCTGGACTCTcgcctccacacccccatgtacttctttctcAGCCACTTGGCCTTCACTGATGTCTCTTTCTCATCTGTCACTGTCCCAAAAATGTTGGTGGACATGCATGCTAAGTACAAATCCATTCCCTATGCAGGGTGCAtttcacaaatgtatttttttatattttttactgaCCTGGACAGCTTCCTTATTACATCAATGGCATATGACCGCTACGTGGCTATATGTCACCCTCTTCATTATACCACCATCATGAGGGAAGAACTGTGTGCCTTACTAGTGGCTATATCCTGGATCCTGTCCTGTGCCAGCTCCCTTTCCCACACCCTTCTCCTCTCCCA GAGCATGAGGCTGGAGAACCAGAGCAGCGTGTCCGAATtcctcctcctggggctccccATCCGGCCAGAGCAGCACAGTGTGTTCTTCTCCCTGTTCCTGGGCATGTACCTGACCACAGTGCTGGGGAACCTACTCATCATCCTGCTCATCAGGCTGGACTCTCGCCTCCAcactcccatgtacttcttccttagCCACTTGGCCCTCACGGACGTCTCCTTTTCATCCGTCACAGTCCCCAAGATGCTGATAAACATGCACTTTCAAGATCAATCCATCCCCTATGCAGGGTGTGTAACACAGAcgtattttttcatattttttactgATCTGGACAATTTCCTTCTCACCTCAATGGCATATGATCGATATGTGGCTATCTGTCACCCTCTCCGCTACACCACCATCATGAGAGAGGGGGTGTGTATCTTGCTAGTAGCTGTATCCTGGATACTCTCCTGTGCCAGTGCCCTGTCTCACACCCTCCTCTTGGCCCAGCTGTCCTTTTGTGTTGACAACGCTGTCCCCCATTTCTTCTGTGACCTTGGTGTCCTTCTCAAGCTCTCCTGCTCAGACACATCACTTAATGAGCTGGTCATTTTCACAGCAGGAGTGGTAGTCATTACCCTCCCACTAACATGCATCTTGATTTCTTATGGCCACATTGGAGCCACCATTCTGAAGGTTCCATCTGCCAGGGGGATCTTCAAAGCCTTGTCCACATGTGGCTCCCACCTCTCTGTGGTATCTTTGTATTATGGGGCAATCATtgggctttattttttccctttatccaGCAGTTCCAGTGACAAGAACATAATTACCTCTGTGATGTACACAGTGGTCACTCCATTGCTTAACCCTTTCATTTACAGCCTAAGGAACAGAGACATGAAGGGGGCCCTGGAGAAACTCTTCAACAGGGCAATGGTCTTATGTCAGTGA